One Papaver somniferum cultivar HN1 chromosome 10, ASM357369v1, whole genome shotgun sequence genomic window carries:
- the LOC113315589 gene encoding zinc finger BED domain-containing protein DAYSLEEPER-like, with the protein MSSVQEQELPEPDHYKDVMSADDEDDDVEMLDSVNEDPTVGCAPAQVARGKKNRLRSEVWEFFKLVKYKDGTTKGVCKACNVGYKYESQRGGTSAMKRHKCIKRQSMDVGQMILASQNSQLSTRVRKVDQMKLRDLFSALLIARNVPFALVEWKEFRDICAYLNDDFKPISRNTGKADVVKKHKAQKEVIRNRLKLAPGRICLTSDMWTSVTTTGYISLTAHYLDKDWVLQKKLLNFYPLPPPHTGEHLFLSYLQ; encoded by the exons atgtcaagtgtacaagaacaagagTTACCAGAACCAGACCATTACAAGGATGTTATGagtgctgatgatgaagatgatgatgttgagatgctAGATTCTGTGAATGAGGATCCAACTGTTGGTTGTGCACCTGCACAAGTTGCACGTGGAAAGAAAAATAGACTTAGATCCGAAGTTTGGGAATTTTTTAAACTCGTTAAGTATAAGGATGGTACAACGAAGGGGGTGTGCAAGGCTTGTAATGTAGGATATAAATATGAAAGCCAAAGAGGTGGAACCTCAGCCATGAAAAGGCATAAGTGCATTAAACGTCAGTCTATGGACGTAGGGCAGATGATATTAGCTTCACAAAATAGCCAGCTGTCTACCCGTGTACGCAAGGTTGATCAAATGAAATTACGGGATTTGTTCTCAGCTTTACTCATTGCAAGAAATGTTccatttgctttggtggagtggaaagagtttagggatatatgtgcttatttaaatgatgactttaaaccaatatcaaggaatactgggaaagccgatgtggtaaagaaacataaagcacaaaaagaagttattcgcaacagattgaaacttgctccag GTAGGAtatgtctaacatcagacatgtggactTCTGTAACAACTACTGGATATATAAGCTTAACTGCGCACTATCTTGATAAAGATTGGGTATTGCAAAAGAAGCTTCTGAATTTCTATCcccttccaccacctcatacag GTGAACACCTTTTTCTAAGTTATttgcaatga